In one window of Luteitalea sp. DNA:
- a CDS encoding sugar isomerase domain-containing protein, which produces MCVRPFSKPFALANPKSRCGRRASRRSSERYCSACATRSGTFGSRAWRRRVAFELYLEQVLQALERLRRDQHASIGAAASLVATALASEGVLHVFGSGHSRLLAEEAFYRAGGLAAVNPILDRRLMFFDGVLASTNAEREEGYAARILAREDIRAVDAAIVASNSGRNAVPVEMALGLRARGVKVIAVTSLTHSRAVAARHASGRKLYELVDVVIDTGVPTGDAATKLPDRALRMGPLSTIIGAAIVHAVTIEASVLLLQQGHLPPVLASANLDATSPDDLRRTLARYAGRIRYLDVERPRAAEGSPAG; this is translated from the coding sequence TTGTGCGTGCGGCCTTTCTCGAAACCGTTCGCGCTGGCGAACCCCAAGTCGAGGTGCGGCCGCCGCGCTTCGCGCCGATCGTCGGAGCGGTACTGCTCGGCATGTGCGACGCGAAGTGGGACCTTCGGCTCGAGAGCCTGGAGACGGCGAGTGGCGTTTGAGCTCTACCTCGAGCAGGTCTTGCAAGCACTCGAGCGTCTGCGGCGCGACCAGCACGCATCGATCGGTGCGGCGGCGTCTCTGGTTGCGACCGCCCTCGCGTCGGAGGGTGTGCTCCATGTCTTCGGCTCAGGACATTCGCGTTTGCTGGCGGAGGAGGCGTTCTATCGCGCCGGCGGCCTGGCGGCCGTCAACCCGATTCTCGATCGCCGGCTGATGTTCTTCGATGGCGTTCTCGCGAGTACGAACGCGGAGCGTGAAGAGGGGTACGCCGCCCGCATCCTTGCGCGCGAGGACATCCGCGCGGTCGACGCGGCGATCGTGGCGTCGAATTCCGGGCGCAATGCGGTACCTGTCGAGATGGCACTTGGCCTGCGCGCCCGGGGCGTCAAGGTAATCGCGGTTACGAGCCTGACCCACTCTCGGGCGGTTGCAGCACGACACGCCTCGGGGCGCAAGCTGTACGAGCTGGTGGACGTCGTGATCGACACTGGCGTTCCCACGGGCGACGCGGCAACGAAGTTACCCGACCGTGCGCTCCGGATGGGACCGCTCTCGACCATCATCGGTGCTGCGATCGTGCACGCGGTCACGATCGAAGCGTCCGTCCTGCTGCTGCAACAAGGCCACTTGCCGCCGGTGCTCGCGAGCGCGAACCTGGATGCAACCTCGCCGGATGATCTCCGTCGGACGCTCGCCAGGTATGCCGGCCGGATCCGGTATCTGGACGTCGAGCGGCCACGGGCGGCGGAAGGCTCTCCCGCAGGTTAG
- a CDS encoding FAD-dependent oxidoreductase, with translation MVPDSRVHPRRGRSGERHPPYLRFARDRGFRLCTGCAVDELLVEGGRVTGVRVGARTIRADAVIDATGAWAGRLRPASVPLPLQPFRRHLFVSGPLANPWPREAPFVWVWRDELYARREGDALLLSPCDETAHPPGCPPADPTAAELLAVTLARHAPGLGHLTLRRSWACLRTFAPDRRPVVGPDPTLTGLYHVAALGGFGVTTSAAIAEVAVLAMAGKPADWLDLAEVSPARLCGAGEMPAAKAAHRQ, from the coding sequence TTGGTGCCGGATTCGCGGGTGCATCCACGGCGTGGGCGCTCGGGCGAGCGGCATCCGCCCTACCTGCGATTCGCGCGTGATCGCGGGTTCAGGCTCTGCACAGGCTGCGCGGTCGACGAGCTGCTGGTCGAAGGCGGCCGCGTCACGGGCGTCCGCGTGGGTGCGCGAACGATCCGTGCCGACGCCGTCATTGATGCGACCGGTGCCTGGGCGGGCAGGCTGCGTCCGGCGTCCGTTCCGTTGCCGCTGCAACCCTTCCGCCGCCACCTCTTTGTCAGTGGTCCTCTCGCCAACCCGTGGCCGCGTGAGGCCCCCTTCGTCTGGGTGTGGCGCGACGAGCTCTATGCGCGCCGGGAGGGCGACGCGCTGCTGCTCTCGCCGTGCGATGAGACCGCTCACCCTCCCGGTTGTCCGCCGGCGGATCCAACGGCGGCCGAGTTGTTGGCCGTGACGCTTGCTCGTCACGCGCCTGGTCTCGGGCATCTCACGCTCCGACGGTCCTGGGCGTGCTTGCGCACATTTGCGCCAGATCGTCGTCCAGTCGTGGGACCCGATCCTACCCTGACCGGTTTGTATCACGTCGCGGCGTTAGGCGGGTTCGGCGTGACGACCAGCGCCGCGATCGCGGAGGTGGCGGTGCTCGCGATGGCAGGAAAGCCGGCAGACTGGCTGGATCTCGCGGAGGTCTCGCCGGCACGATTGTGCGGGGCCGGTGAGATGCCGGCTGCCAAGGCAGCACACCGTCAATGA